A segment of the Fusobacterium ulcerans genome:
CCATAATCTGTCTCTAAAAATGCATCAGTCAATCCCATAGCACGCATAGCAATATATTGTGCTGTCCAGTTTCCTATTCCTGAAATCTTCATCAATTTTTTTATTTCCTCTTCTGGATGAATACAAAAATTAAAATCTATCTCCTTATTTACAAATGCTGAAGCAAGTTCTAAAATTGTTTTTGCTCTTGTTTTAATTATTCCTAATTCTCCAAGAGAATCAGTAATTTTATCTTTCAACTTATAAATATCCTCTGGTTCTGGAAAAATATGAGTCAATCCTTCTATTCCAGTTTCAATAGTTACACCAAATTTTTCTGTAATTCTTGCTGCCAGTGTTTTTGCTGCCTTTATAGTAATTTGCTGCCCTAAAACTGCTCTCACTGACATTTCAAAAGGATCGAAACATCCAGGAACACGAATGCCTAAGGTACAGATATTAGGCTGTATATTATTCATTTTCATCAGTCCTTCATATACTGCATATGGATCACAGGATAAATCAAATAAATTCCTAACTTTAGCTAGTACTTGTGACAGCACAGGTAGAAGTTCAGCTGGCATTGTAACTGCTATAGTATTTTTCTCTGGTTGATTTTCTGCCTGTATCCAGCTGTATATATGTTTTTCTCCATTTAGAAAATGTACAGTGCGATAATATTTTCCCTCTTTTACTGTTTCAACTCCAGGAATAGCACGTAAAGCAAGAAAATTTAATATATGTTCCCATTGATAAGGAGGGCGATATCCTAATGCTAAAGTTATTTCATCTGTTTGTTTCTTTTTATTTCCTCCTTGTTTTCGTAAGGCTGTAGGCACAAGCTTATATTGTTTTTTAAAGACATCATTAAAACGTCTTAAACTACCGAAGCCAGAAGATATTGCAACTTCAAGAACCGACAAATTTGTATCAGTAAGCAGACTTTTTGCAAGAAGCAGCCTACAGGTTTGTAAATATTGTGTTGGTGTCACATTATATTCTGTTGCAAATGCCCTCCGAAGATGACGAGATGTACATCCAAGATGACTGGCAGTTTCCTCTATACTGTCTCCATTTCCACATTCTTTTTCTAATGTTTTTACTGCTCGCTGTAAAAGAGAAGCTGTTGCATCTGTAACAGAAGTTCCTGGTGCAAGCTCAGGTCTGCATATCAGACATGGACGATATCCCGCCTGTTCTGCTTCTGCTGCTGTTGAATAAAAAGTACAATTTTCAAACTTTGGCATTTTTGCTCTACATACTGGACGGCAATATACCTTTGTAGATGATACGCCTACAAAAAAACGTCCATCAAACCTGACATCTTTTGCTTTAAATGCCATATACCATGCATATTTTTTATCTTTCAGCATCACTTCACCTCCTTTTTTATAATTATATCATTCTTTCCTAAAAAAAATCAGCTGTTTTCGGACATGAATTTTTTATACTTTAAATTTTATTTAGTTATTTCTAGTAATAAAGATATATTATAATTTTTTTTATTCTTAGTTTTAAAATAAGCTCTGACATATTCAAGTCATAATTATCTGTTATTATTACTGCATAAAGAAAAAACTTATAGGAGTGATAAATATGAAAAAATTAGCTGTTGTTGGAGTTATGTTATTGGCTTTAGGAGCTACTTCATTTGCAAGAGGACATAAAAATTGGAATGATTCTGATGGAAGAATGCATAATTTTGGAAATAGTTCTTGTCAAACATCTTCAAATCATATGAATTTTAAAAGAAGTCCTGAATTTGAAAAAAGCAGTATTCTTATTGAAGAAAAAAGATTAGAAATAAAAAAAGAACTGCTTAAAGACAGTCCTGACTGGAATAAAGTTGAAAAACTTAACACAGAAATAAGTACTGAAAGAGGAAAAATGAGAACTGCTGGAATGAAAGCCAGATTTGAATATAATAAAACTCTTCCTAATCAAAATCAATTATAAAAATATAAAAGCAGAAATTTCGTACTATACACAAAATTTCTGCTTTTTATTAATTTTTTATTCAATATTTCTATTTTAAACTTTATATTAATATATTTTTAAAATTTTAATTTTTTCAATAAAATACTACTTCTTTAATGTAAAATTTATTAGTCCAGAAAATATTTAATTAACTATTTTATTAATAAAATCAATTTCAGTTCTAACTTCTGCATGAGGGTCATTCCATAATCCTTTTGTTAAAGAAATACGCAATAAACATGTATTTGAATCTTCATCATTATTTGCTTCATTATACCAAGCAGCAAATATTTCTCTCAGCTTTGTCATCATTTCTACATTTTTTTCATCACATACCCAGCCTAAGTTTTCTCCAATACCATCAGCTGTAAAGTTTTCTACAATGACACAAATGGCTACTTCAGGATTTTTTAATAATTCCAACATCTTATTTGAAGTTGCATAAGTAACAATATAAAAAGCTCCATCTTCATAGTATGCATCTACAATACGAGAAGCAGGTTTACTTCTTCCATCAATTCCTGTTTCTAACGAAATAGTAGAAAGAGTTATTAATCCATCTTTATTCCCTACTTGCTTCTCTAATAATTTCATAGCTTCCTCATATTTATTCATTTTTCCCCCTCCTAAAATTGATTTATAATTTACTTTGTCTTGATTGTTCTTTACCACCTCCATCTAATTATATATAATTATAATTAGAATAACACGTTTTTTTTATTTTTACAACTATTACTTTTTAATTCAAACACATTTTTCAAAAATATTATACTTTATTAGTTATAAAAAAACAAATAAAGGCAATAACCATTAAATAACTATTCTTGATTATTATATAAAAAAATGAATCTGAACTACCATATTTCATCCAATAGTTTAGATTCATTTCAATTAATTTATTTTAATCAGGTTTATATACTCCACTATTTACAGCATTCTGCATTGCAGCCCTTATTTTAGTACCTCTTACAGAAGCTCCTGCCACTTCTATCTCCTCTGGTTTATAAAGTTTTTCTAAAACCTCTTTCAGTTTTTTTCCTTCTGTAAATTTTAGAATATTTTCATATTTTTCTTTTTGATCAGCTACTGATTTTTCCTTCAAATAATCTGTTCCTTTATATGCAAGTGTTCTATACTTAGGATTCTTCACAGTATCATCTTTTAAATTAAACTGCACTTCAACCTGTGTTTCCTGTCCTGATACAAATACTCCTCTATAAAGTCCATCTCTAAATTCTGCACTATATGAAATAATACTGCTCATTATTGTAAGTATTAATAAACTTTTTCTCATTATGCCACCTCCAAGTTGTTTTATTAATTATAGTTTATTAAAGCTTTCTAAACATTCTTTTATAAGCTCTTTCTTTTCATCTCTAGGAACATAAATGGCAAATATCTCTTTCTCATCTTCTCCATAAAATTTAATTGAACAGCTTTTTCTTCCATACATCATATCTTCTACAACAAATATTTCTTTTATCTTAGAAGCTGATAAATGTCCACCTATTGAAGAGGTTTCATCATGAAAATTTAAAAATCCATGAGAATAGAACCCCTTTGGAAATTTATCTTTTATTTCTAAAACAAAACTAGGTGTTACAACTAATAAAAATACTTTTTCCCAACTTCTTAATATATCAAAAAGTTCATCTAGTTTTGATACATCATATTTTCTTACAGTTGGTGCTGGTGCCTGTCTCAATACTTCTATAAATGATATCCCCAAGTCTTTAGAAATTTTGGCTAAAGATACTCCTTCTTCAGTTTTCAATATTTCTTCAATTTTTTCTCTCATAAATTCCTCCTAGTATAATTTGATTATAGAAATATATTATAATACAAATATCTTTATAATCCAATCTTTTTTTGAAAATTTACGATTAATTATTTTTAATATTAAAAAGCTGCATCTGTTCATCTTTCTCTATTTCTTTAAGTATTATTGAAGACTTCTTTCCTCTATAATTTAATCCTGATTTTTCTGCCTGTTCCTTTTGTAATTTTTTAGGTATATGATATTTTTTTCCATTTTTTATAAAATATTCTCCTGTTTCAAAAAAATTAAAAGTTGTATCATATAAGCTACACTGTTCATAAAGATTTTTTATCCAATCATAGTCACAAGACCTGGCTCCAGCATAATTTTCTCCACTAGCACTTACATCATTTATTATCCCAGTTTTTAGATATTTTTCTATATTTATACTTCCTAAAATAGGAGCTGCTACCACTCCTTTATATTTAAAAGGAAGTTCCAAAAGAATAGGTATCCTCTCATCTGCTCTTTTTTGATTTTCCACTGTAACATTGATACATACATTGTCCCACCCCTCTCCCCAGTCAGATGGAAGGGCCTCTTCTATTCGTTCAGGTCTTTTTGTAAGTATCCAGAAAATCACATCAGTTCGGATCCTAATCATATCCCATATCTCTTTTCTCCATTCATCAGCTTCCTCAAGAAAAAAATCTGAAGTCATACATGTATAGAGAAGAGTTCCTTTCTTTATCTTATAGTTTCCTTTTCTATCTTTTTTCAAGGGAAAGTTAAAATTATTTTTTACTTTATATATTACATCGCTCCTCTGTCCTCTCTGAGCATCCAGATAGTACATATAGCAGTTTAAGCAACCTTCACTTTTCTTATAACAGCCATGCCAGGGATTCCATATTTCACTCATTTTTTCTCCTGTATAAAATTTTTCTCTTCTTTATCTGCATAATAACATTTTTATTCTTTGATTTCAAATTTATATCTTTGAACTTCACATTTTAGTTATAAATCTAATCTATGTTAAAAAGATAAAAATTTAAATTATTGCAAAAATAGCATATTATTTAATTGATAAAAAAGTTTTATAAAGAGAAAAGTTTCTATTATCTTTAAACTGATGTAGCTGATATTGAAAAAAATCTTCATTTTTTATTACATACTTCTACAGTATTGTAAATATAGTTCTTTAATTTTGTCAACAACATAGTCTGGCTTAATTAACGAATAACAATCTTTATAACTTAGAAGATGACACTCTGGATAAATGTCTCTAGGTTCTACACCTTGATGTTTTTTACTTGGATTAGCCAGCCACTCTTTTTTACTGCTTTTAGAACTAAAGATAGCAAAACTTGGAATATCTAAACTTTGGGCTATATGTCTTGGCCCACCTTCGTTTCCAAAAAATATGTCACAATTTGAGATAAGCATTGCTAGTTCTCTTATTGAAGCAGTTTCTATATTTGAAAAGATATTTTTGCTGTCAGCTAATCTAGAATGAAAGTTTTTGGCAAACTCTTTCTCTGATGGAGAATAAAATAATATAATTTGTGGATTCAGTTCTTCTATTACTTTTTTAATAACACATTCCATTTTATTAAGAGGATAAACTTTTTCTGAACGCCTTGAATTTATAGCACATATAAAGATTGGATTAGAAAAATTTATTCCTGATTCTTCCATTTTTTTTCTCATATATTCCTTTTCTTTTTCCTCTATCTGGATTACATAATTATTATCATATAAAATTTTATAATTTTCTGCTAATGGATCCAGCATTTTTAAAAATTTATCAACTTTATCTTTTGAATCAATAGGTTCAGAAATTTTATGAGTATATGTAAAACCTCTATACATTTTTCTTCTCCCTATTCTATATTTACTTTTTAAAGAAAACAAAGTAAAAAATTCACTTTTGGGAGTAGACATTATATCTATTATTATGTCATATTTTTTTCTTGTTACTTTCCATACTTTGATTATATATTTAAAAAAGTTTTTCTGTTCTTCTTTAGTTATTGAAATAACATTATCAATATATGGATGATTTTTAAATAAAGGAGCAATATGCTCATATACTACATAATCAATTTCAGCATCAGGAAAACTCTTTTTAAGGGTGTTACATATAACTGAACTTAAAACAGCATCTCCTATTTGTTTAAAACGTATTATAAGTATTTTCATTATCTTCTCCTTTAAATTTATTCAAAATATCTCTTTCAATATTGTCAAGAAGCCTATATCTTTTTTGATATTGATTTCTTTTTTTACTTGGTATTTCTTCCAGAGATTTTCTTTTTATAGATTCAGTAAAATACCACAGTTTATTTTTTTCTTGAAAAGCATTTAATGATTTCCAAAACGAATCATAATCAGAGAGAATTTTTCTTCTTGAAGTATATCTTTCAGATGTATATATATGAGTAAAATTACCTGTTGCTGCTTTCATAAAATTAGTTTTTAGAGTTTTCTCTAAAAAACAAAGAACTTCAAATAAAAGCTTTTTAGGAAATAAACCATACATATTTTTAGTACAGTTTTTTATATATTCTTCATTCAGTTCTTTTGAAGCTCCTTGTAATCCCCCAATCAAGATTGTCTTTTTCTCTTTCTGTTTTATAATACCAAAAGTTAGAGTTCCAATTATATTTTCATATGAATCTGCTAATTTTATATTAATTTCTCCTTCTTTATCAAAATTGGTATATATACAAAGGTATATTTTAAAGAAAGAGTCATCTTTGACAGAAAAACTACTTAACAAAAGTTTTCCTTTTTCATATAATTCATGGCTCAATTTAGCAGGAAAAAAATCATCTATAAAATTATAACTTTCTATAATACTCTCTGCTTTTTCATGTGAATTTAGACCTTTAATCAAATATGGGCGATGCACCTTACTAACCAACATTGGATAATTAAAAATATTATCTTTTAATTCTTTATGCTTTAGTATAAATTCTCCTACTTTCAAAGAAGAAGGAAGATAAACTATTGTCCTAAAAATAAATTTTATTTGCTTTTTTAATGTATTTATCTCCCCCTTACCTTTTCCATTTTTTATAATATTAAAATATAGCTGTAATATTTGTATAGTAAAACTAAGCTGCAACTCTTCTCCTCCATCTATTTATTTATAAAAGTTAAAAATTAAATCTATATCCTATTGATAATGTAATTCTTTGTGAATCATAATCTCTTTTATCTGATTCTCCATCTATTTTTATCTTGAATTTATTTATTTCATACATTAAATCTATTAGAAAATTTTTATATTCTACTCCTCCTCCCATTCCTAAATAAACTCCATTATCTGCTTTTACTTTATGTGAGTAATCTTTTTTTAATCCTGTATTTATATCTGTCATTTTTCCTTTGAAATCATCTTTAAATTTATTGAAAGAGTACCCAATATTCCATTTTAAATATGGTCTCCAGTTTCCAATTCTATCAAAATTATATTTTGTCACTAAATAAATTGGTACTGATTTATAATCTGGCATTTGTTGTTCTAGGGACACTTTGTTTCCAGAATAACGTCTTGTATCTGTCAGTGACTTATCAAAATACTGTGCTCCTATCCCTATTCCTATTTCAAATTCTTCTGAAATTTCCTTTGTGACTTCTACTGCAAAACTTACTACAGCAGCTTCAGCATTTTTATCTCCTATTTGATATCCTTTGTCATTATAAGTTTTATATTTTTCATATACACTTCCTCCTAATCTTAAATATACATTAGTATCATCTTTTTCTGCAAAAACTTGACTGCTTATAAACATAATTCCTGTTACCCCTAATAAAGTTTTACTGATTTTCATTATTTTTCCTCCTCGATATTTAATTTAATAATTTTTATTTTTATAAATCACATATTTTAATCCTAATATTATAAAAATTATATTTATGCTTACTTTACTATTTTTGTATTTATATGTTTTAAAATACTTTTTCTAATTATAACTCAATATGAAGCCAAATTTCCTTTCAACACACAAACTTATCACTTTTTCGCACAAAAAACATTGTACAAAAATAAAAAAAGTATTTTAATTTTCAATATATACCTTTAAGATGAAATATTTTAAAGATATCGTCATTTATACAGTTAACATTTCAAAAAAAACTTTACTTATTTATAATAAGTTGATATAACTAATTAAGATTATTAATTATTCCATGTTAAAGGAGAATTAAGATGTATAAAAAAATATTGGTATTCATAATTATTTTGGTTGCTTCTCTAAGCATATTTTTAAAATTTATTTCTCACAATGAAAAAGACTTTATATATGTAGTCCCTAAGATAAAATATATTGAAGTTTTAGATAGAAATATTGGTGAATATTCTATTCTTTCTCCTGATGGCGAGAAGATGAATTTTGAAATGAGAAATTTTTTAAATGGAAAAATTTTTTTCAATGTTCCTAATGGAGAATACATATTAGAAATCAATTATGACAATCAAGAAAAATATGTATCTTTTATAAAAGATGATAATTGGAAAAAAATAATAATAACTCTTCAAGGAGATACCTTTTCAAAGAAACAGAAAATAGCATTAAATCTTATCACTCTGACACTTATAATTTTAAATATTTTTATTTATATAAAAACAAATAAAGAAATAAAAAAAGATAAAATACTTAATTCAGCTTTTTTTATCTTGATTTTAAAAATATTATTTAGTTTCAGAGGTAATTTTCAAACTGATTTTATAAAATTCCTGGAGTTTTTTATATCTGCTGCATTAGGTTTTTTAATAATTTTTTATATTTTAAATAACCGCATGAATAAAAAATATAAAAAAATAAAATACCTTGTTTATGTATTAACTGCTCTTTCTTTTGTTTATTATACGCTTATAGCAATAAACTTATTATCTCCACAAATTTATACATATATATTAAGTACTCATGAAATTTTATTAACTTTTCTAAGAAAGATGTATCAGTTTATTAATTTGAGAAGAATTATTCTATTGGTTATTATGCTTAATTTATTAATAAATAAAAGATTTACTGTTTCCCCATATAAATTTTATTATTTTTCAGTTATATTTTTATATTTATTTATGGAATTTTTTTATATTGCTTTTCCTAAATTTATTAATCTGTACTCTTTTATTAAATTAATAGAATATATGTGTATATACTGGGGGTTGGTATTTGTAAGCTTAAAAATATACACTCCTAATATAAGTAGAGTTGTTCGATATCTTTTGGGATTTACAATCGCCTATATAACCCTATTTTATTTCAAAACTTTATTGGAACCTGGAATTATTTTAATAACCATATTTATTCTGGATTTCTATACAATGACATTTGAAAAAATACTCTTTGTAAAGACTGAAATACTTGAAAAATCTTACACCAAATTATGTCTGGTACAAAATAGATCCGAATTTGAAGAAGAACTTGAAAAAGAACTTAAAAAAAATTTGAAAGTCAAATCAGTGCTGGTTAAAATTTTTATCGATGAAAAAGAAATTCTTGAATATTTAACTAGTTTAGATCTTTGTGAAAATAATTTATTTATAAAAAAGGAAAATATAAGAAAAGAAAATTATTCTACTGGAATAAGATTAGCTTTTAATGGAAATCCTTATGTTGGTGCTATATTTATTGAAGAATATGAATATGAAATGGATATTGAAAATATAAAATATCTAATAGGAATATCTGAAAAAGTTGCAGGTATAGCCAATAATATAAAACTTAATTCCATTTACAAGGAGTTGAGTTTTGATGATTAAAATAGGGGTAGATATAGATGAAAAGCTTATTATTCTTTTAAAGGAGATGCTGGATTATGAATTTATAAATACTAAACGTGAAAGTAGCAGCTTTGAAATATTTATAATAGATATC
Coding sequences within it:
- a CDS encoding DUF5131 family protein, whose protein sequence is MSEIWNPWHGCYKKSEGCLNCYMYYLDAQRGQRSDVIYKVKNNFNFPLKKDRKGNYKIKKGTLLYTCMTSDFFLEEADEWRKEIWDMIRIRTDVIFWILTKRPERIEEALPSDWGEGWDNVCINVTVENQKRADERIPILLELPFKYKGVVAAPILGSINIEKYLKTGIINDVSASGENYAGARSCDYDWIKNLYEQCSLYDTTFNFFETGEYFIKNGKKYHIPKKLQKEQAEKSGLNYRGKKSSIILKEIEKDEQMQLFNIKNN
- a CDS encoding DNA-3-methyladenine glycosylase 2 family protein; translated protein: MLKDKKYAWYMAFKAKDVRFDGRFFVGVSSTKVYCRPVCRAKMPKFENCTFYSTAAEAEQAGYRPCLICRPELAPGTSVTDATASLLQRAVKTLEKECGNGDSIEETASHLGCTSRHLRRAFATEYNVTPTQYLQTCRLLLAKSLLTDTNLSVLEVAISSGFGSLRRFNDVFKKQYKLVPTALRKQGGNKKKQTDEITLALGYRPPYQWEHILNFLALRAIPGVETVKEGKYYRTVHFLNGEKHIYSWIQAENQPEKNTIAVTMPAELLPVLSQVLAKVRNLFDLSCDPYAVYEGLMKMNNIQPNICTLGIRVPGCFDPFEMSVRAVLGQQITIKAAKTLAARITEKFGVTIETGIEGLTHIFPEPEDIYKLKDKITDSLGELGIIKTRAKTILELASAFVNKEIDFNFCIHPEEEIKKLMKISGIGNWTAQYIAMRAMGLTDAFLETDYGVKKALPSYTPKEILTLAEAWRPWRSYAVVNLWNSL
- a CDS encoding VirK/YbjX family protein; this encodes MQLSFTIQILQLYFNIIKNGKGKGEINTLKKQIKFIFRTIVYLPSSLKVGEFILKHKELKDNIFNYPMLVSKVHRPYLIKGLNSHEKAESIIESYNFIDDFFPAKLSHELYEKGKLLLSSFSVKDDSFFKIYLCIYTNFDKEGEINIKLADSYENIIGTLTFGIIKQKEKKTILIGGLQGASKELNEEYIKNCTKNMYGLFPKKLLFEVLCFLEKTLKTNFMKAATGNFTHIYTSERYTSRRKILSDYDSFWKSLNAFQEKNKLWYFTESIKRKSLEEIPSKKRNQYQKRYRLLDNIERDILNKFKGEDNENTYNTF
- a CDS encoding glycosyltransferase family 9 protein, which translates into the protein MKILIIRFKQIGDAVLSSVICNTLKKSFPDAEIDYVVYEHIAPLFKNHPYIDNVISITKEEQKNFFKYIIKVWKVTRKKYDIIIDIMSTPKSEFFTLFSLKSKYRIGRRKMYRGFTYTHKISEPIDSKDKVDKFLKMLDPLAENYKILYDNNYVIQIEEKEKEYMRKKMEESGINFSNPIFICAINSRRSEKVYPLNKMECVIKKVIEELNPQIILFYSPSEKEFAKNFHSRLADSKNIFSNIETASIRELAMLISNCDIFFGNEGGPRHIAQSLDIPSFAIFSSKSSKKEWLANPSKKHQGVEPRDIYPECHLLSYKDCYSLIKPDYVVDKIKELYLQYCRSM
- the hutX gene encoding heme utilization cystosolic carrier protein HutX, with amino-acid sequence MREKIEEILKTEEGVSLAKISKDLGISFIEVLRQAPAPTVRKYDVSKLDELFDILRSWEKVFLLVVTPSFVLEIKDKFPKGFYSHGFLNFHDETSSIGGHLSASKIKEIFVVEDMMYGRKSCSIKFYGEDEKEIFAIYVPRDEKKELIKECLESFNKL
- a CDS encoding outer membrane beta-barrel protein — its product is MKISKTLLGVTGIMFISSQVFAEKDDTNVYLRLGGSVYEKYKTYNDKGYQIGDKNAEAAVVSFAVEVTKEISEEFEIGIGIGAQYFDKSLTDTRRYSGNKVSLEQQMPDYKSVPIYLVTKYNFDRIGNWRPYLKWNIGYSFNKFKDDFKGKMTDINTGLKKDYSHKVKADNGVYLGMGGGVEYKNFLIDLMYEINKFKIKIDGESDKRDYDSQRITLSIGYRFNF
- a CDS encoding pyridoxamine 5'-phosphate oxidase family protein; this translates as MNKYEEAMKLLEKQVGNKDGLITLSTISLETGIDGRSKPASRIVDAYYEDGAFYIVTYATSNKMLELLKNPEVAICVIVENFTADGIGENLGWVCDEKNVEMMTKLREIFAAWYNEANNDEDSNTCLLRISLTKGLWNDPHAEVRTEIDFINKIVN